The following proteins are encoded in a genomic region of Pagrus major chromosome 16, Pma_NU_1.0:
- the LOC141011017 gene encoding kelch-like protein 10 produces MMQIIIEFAYTGSLSVTVNNVQELLLAADQFNVMDIVRACCDFLGEQLSPENCIGIWQFTFCSCFELQSKAYQFILDHFEEVVSSVEFQGLTVRELTDILERDNLNARKESTVCEAILHWIAHRPEERRGHLLVLLSKVRLALMSQDHLWTTVMSSELVKSNAECFQMVKEILETKDRLTSPALVMRDSVARPRLPNAILLAIGGWRRGDPTNGIEAYDIRADLWINLTNSQERPRAYHSTAFLDGYVYCVGGFDGVEHFSSVHRLDLSTHTWQEVAPMHFRRCYLCITVLNGCIYAMGGYNGHVRLRTAECYRPDTNQWTIIPPMHEHRSDASCTTINNKIYICGGFDGIECLETCEYYSPETNQWTVIAPMNSQRSGVAIVAYADRIFAVGGFDGSARLRSAEAYDPRTNTWYEVPSMLTARSHFGIEVIDKLLFVVGGFNGFSTLRKVEYYNVVTDEWSAACHMEISRSALSCCVVHGLPNMAEYTWCREARPLL; encoded by the exons CAGTTCAACGTAATGGACATAGTACGTGCCTGCTGCGACTTCCTGGGGGAGCAGCTCAGCCCAGAGAACTGCATTGGCATCTGGCAGTTCACATTCTGCTCCTGCTTTGAGCTGCAGAGCAAGGCCTACCAGTTTATTCTTGATCACTTTGAGGAGGTTGTTTCCAGTGTGGAGTTTCAGGGTCTCACTGTGCGGGAACTCACTGACATCCTCGAAAGAGACAACCTCAATGCGAGAAAGGAGAGTACTGTGTGCGAGGCCATCCTTCACTGGATCGCCCACAGACCTGAAGAAAGACGAGGACACCTGCTTGTACTCTTGTCTAAG GTCCGGCTGGCCTTAATGAGTCAGGATCACCTGTGGACAACTGTGATGTCCAGTGAGCTGGTGAAGAGCAACGCTGAGTGCTTTCAAATGGTGAAAGAGATCCTGGAGACCAAAGACCGCCTCACCTCACCTGCACTTGTCATGCGTGACTCTGTCGCTCGTCCTCGCCTGCCTAACGCCATCCTGTTGGCCATCGGAGGCTGGCGCAGAGGTGATCCAACTAACGGCATTGAGGCGTATGACATCCGCGCTGACCTCTGGATCAACCTGACAAACAGTCAGGAGCGCCCTCGTGCCTATCACAGCACTGCCTTCCTCGACGGGTATGTCTACTGTGTCGGTGGCTTTGACGGAGTGGAGCATTTCAGCAGTGTTCACAGGCTGGATCTgagcacacacacctggcagGAGGTGGCCCCCATGCACTTCCGCCGCTGCTATTTGTGCATCACTGTGCTGAACGGATGCATCTATGCAATGGGAGGTTATAATGGGCATGTACGCCTCAGGACTGCAGAGTGCTACAGGCCCGACACCAACCAGTGGACCATCATTCCACCCATGCATGAGCACAGGAGTGACGCCAGCTGCACAACAATCAACAACAAG ATCTACATTTGTGGAGGTTTCGATGGGATTGAGTGCCTGGAAACCTGTGAATATTACAGCCCAGAAACCAACCAGTGGACTGTGATCGCCCCCATGAACAGCCAGCGCAGTGGAGTTGCCATCGTGGCATATGCAGACCGCATCTTTGCA GTCGGTGGCTTCGATGGCAGCGCCCGTCTGCGGAGCGCTGAGGCCTACGATCCCCGCACCAACACCTGGTATGAAGTGCCCTCCATGTTGACCGCCCGGAGCCACTTCGGCATCGAAGTGATCGACAAGCTGCTCTTCGTTGTGGGTGGCTTCAACGGCTTCTCCACCTTGCGTAAGGTCGAGTACTACAACGTGGTGACGGATGAGTGGTCTGCAGCCTGTCACATGGAGATTTCCCGCAGCGCCCTCAGCTGCTGCGTGGTGCATGGTCTCCCCAACATGGCTGAGTACACTTGGTGTCGTGAAGCTAGGCCACTTTTATAA